The Lacipirellula parvula genome window below encodes:
- a CDS encoding TrmH family RNA methyltransferase, which translates to MSFEHLRHKPPRELTHPRELLIVCAPMRSNINLSRIARVASCCGLDRIICTGQASLDRKIARDGADTITIEVRRTLPPVLERLREEGYRLVGLEQTTDSHDMHHFQFQRKTALVIGNERTGLTPDLLKLLDDVVEIPVWGLPFSYNVATATTMALYEYCRQFPEG; encoded by the coding sequence ATGAGTTTCGAACACTTACGTCACAAACCACCCCGTGAACTCACTCACCCGCGCGAGTTGCTCATCGTCTGTGCGCCGATGCGAAGCAACATCAACCTGTCGCGGATCGCGCGGGTGGCGAGTTGCTGCGGGCTCGACCGGATCATTTGCACCGGTCAGGCGAGTCTTGATCGCAAGATCGCTCGCGACGGGGCCGATACGATCACGATTGAAGTCCGGCGGACGCTGCCGCCGGTGCTGGAGCGACTCCGCGAGGAAGGCTACCGGCTGGTTGGGCTCGAGCAGACGACCGACTCGCACGACATGCATCACTTCCAGTTCCAGCGGAAGACGGCGCTGGTGATCGGCAACGAGCGGACGGGACTAACGCCCGATCTGCTGAAGTTGCTCGACGACGTCGTCGAGATTCCGGTCTGGGGGCTACCGTTCAGCTACAACGTCGCGACGGCGACGACGATGGCGCTGTATGAGTACTGCCGGCAGTTTCCGGAGGGGTGA
- a CDS encoding peptide ABC transporter substrate-binding protein, with protein sequence MPLDGRSLFPWIAGIAILGSIGWALNRGQLPPADFTFINGTEVKSLDPAIVTGQPENRMINALFEGLTSWNPKTLKPEPGVAERWDVSEDLLTYTFHLRKDAKWSDGSPVTAHDFIYSMRRFLDPRTAAEYSYQAWYVKNAKRYSGGGRAVRPGDNVEVELNVDPDSSNALRGELVHGKLVRIEDKSGQELTGEALDKAAADETLKIEDWVFVISTEAGEERFRYADDGAAADNEPAKGERHARQILLDLKEVGMRAIDDHTLEFTLENPTPYFLTLVGFYPLFPVQQKCVETFGSPDWTDVENIVCNGPFKPEFRHLRDRTRVVKNEHYWDRDNVKLNSVDFLAVESSTTALNLYLTGEVDWIYDVPASALRTLMAERPVRDDLNPQPMLNTYFYLLNVKRKPFDDVRVRKALSMAMDRNELTQVLLGAGELPTYSLVPPGLPGYDPPQGPHEDVKEAQRLLAEAGYPNGRGFPEIEILHNTHEGHHAIAQLIRDQWRKNLGISVKTRNEEWATFNASQRQLKYDVSRRGWIGDYADPNTFLDMFVTGGENNCTGWGNAEYDRLIAAAATETDFTKRLELLHQAEAILMDEQPIIPFYNYVSKNMVKPTIRGFYNNIQDTHPLSAIWIDAEEKTPNPFMEGRE encoded by the coding sequence ATGCCACTGGATGGCCGATCGCTGTTCCCCTGGATCGCCGGCATTGCGATTCTCGGCTCCATTGGCTGGGCCCTCAACCGTGGCCAACTTCCGCCTGCCGACTTCACGTTCATCAACGGCACGGAAGTCAAAAGCCTCGATCCCGCGATCGTTACCGGCCAGCCCGAGAACCGGATGATCAACGCCCTCTTCGAAGGGCTGACGAGCTGGAACCCCAAAACGCTCAAGCCCGAGCCAGGCGTCGCCGAGCGTTGGGACGTCTCCGAAGACCTGCTCACCTACACCTTCCACCTGCGGAAGGATGCGAAGTGGTCCGACGGCTCGCCGGTGACGGCCCACGACTTTATCTACTCGATGCGGCGGTTTCTCGACCCCCGCACCGCGGCCGAGTATTCGTACCAAGCGTGGTACGTAAAGAACGCCAAACGCTACAGCGGCGGCGGCCGCGCGGTGCGGCCGGGCGACAACGTTGAGGTGGAACTCAACGTCGATCCCGACTCCTCGAACGCGCTCCGCGGCGAACTCGTGCATGGCAAGCTCGTTCGCATCGAAGATAAGAGCGGCCAGGAACTCACCGGCGAAGCGCTCGACAAGGCCGCCGCCGACGAGACGCTGAAGATCGAAGACTGGGTCTTCGTCATCTCCACCGAAGCGGGCGAAGAACGCTTCCGCTACGCCGACGACGGGGCTGCCGCCGACAACGAGCCAGCGAAAGGCGAACGCCACGCACGGCAGATTCTGCTTGACCTGAAAGAAGTCGGCATGCGGGCAATCGACGATCACACGCTCGAGTTCACGCTCGAAAACCCGACGCCTTACTTCCTCACGCTCGTCGGCTTCTACCCGCTCTTCCCCGTGCAGCAAAAGTGCGTCGAAACCTTCGGCTCGCCCGATTGGACCGACGTCGAGAACATCGTTTGCAACGGCCCCTTCAAGCCGGAGTTCCGCCACTTGCGCGATCGGACCCGCGTCGTGAAGAACGAGCACTACTGGGATCGCGACAATGTCAAACTCAATAGCGTCGACTTCCTCGCCGTCGAGTCGAGCACCACGGCGCTCAACCTCTACCTCACCGGCGAGGTCGACTGGATTTACGACGTCCCCGCCTCGGCGCTGCGGACGTTGATGGCCGAGCGGCCGGTGCGAGACGATCTCAATCCGCAGCCGATGCTCAACACCTACTTCTATCTCCTCAACGTTAAACGCAAGCCATTCGACGACGTGCGGGTCCGCAAGGCGTTGTCGATGGCGATGGATCGCAATGAACTCACCCAAGTCCTGCTCGGCGCCGGCGAACTGCCGACCTACAGCCTCGTCCCGCCGGGGCTGCCCGGCTACGATCCGCCGCAGGGCCCGCACGAAGACGTTAAAGAGGCTCAGCGGCTCCTCGCTGAAGCGGGCTATCCGAACGGACGCGGCTTCCCCGAGATCGAGATCCTTCACAACACGCACGAAGGCCATCACGCGATTGCCCAACTCATCCGCGACCAATGGCGGAAGAATCTCGGCATTAGCGTCAAAACTCGCAACGAAGAGTGGGCCACCTTCAACGCCAGCCAGCGGCAACTCAAGTACGATGTCAGCCGCCGTGGCTGGATTGGCGACTACGCCGACCCCAACACGTTCCTCGACATGTTCGTTACCGGCGGCGAGAACAACTGCACCGGCTGGGGCAACGCCGAGTACGACCGACTGATCGCCGCCGCAGCGACCGAAACAGATTTCACGAAGCGGCTCGAACTCCTCCATCAGGCCGAAGCGATCCTCATGGACGAGCAGCCGATCATTCCGTTCTACAACTACGTCAGCAAGAACATGGTGAAGCCGACCATCCGCGGCTTTTACAACAACATTCAGGACACCCATCCGCTCTCGGCGATCTGGATCGACGCCGAAGAGAAGACGCCCAATCCGTTCATGGAGGGCCGGGAATGA
- a CDS encoding ABC transporter permease, translating into MITFIIRRLFWLVVTMWAVFTVSFILMRSVPGGPFDGDRQVAPEIKRNMERRYNLDKELHEQYFIELKRTFLEGDLGFCMRLTDRSVNYVIAQGLPISAALGVLALAFAMTFGLLTGVVSAARRGSALDVGLRLVATIGIALPSFVVATICIMLFVFMIPLFPAAGWGSASQLVLPAFCLGAPYAAEVARISRTSLLDALSQDYIRTARAKGLSSSRVILVHGLRNSLLPVVSFLGPAVAGILTGSLVVETVFAIPGLGIYFVKAAELRDFTLAMGVVLLYTLVLYTMNFLVDLSYAYLDPRVELE; encoded by the coding sequence ATGATTACGTTCATCATTCGGCGCCTCTTCTGGCTAGTCGTCACGATGTGGGCGGTCTTCACCGTTTCGTTCATCTTAATGCGAAGCGTCCCCGGCGGACCGTTCGACGGCGATCGGCAGGTTGCGCCGGAAATTAAGCGGAACATGGAGCGGCGCTACAACCTCGACAAGGAACTACACGAGCAGTACTTCATTGAGCTGAAACGGACGTTCCTCGAAGGCGATCTCGGCTTCTGCATGCGGCTGACCGACCGCAGCGTGAACTACGTGATCGCCCAAGGCTTGCCGATCTCGGCGGCGCTCGGCGTGCTGGCGCTCGCCTTTGCGATGACGTTCGGCCTGCTGACCGGCGTCGTCTCGGCGGCACGGCGAGGGAGTGCGCTCGACGTCGGCTTGCGACTCGTCGCGACGATCGGCATCGCGCTGCCGAGCTTCGTCGTCGCGACGATTTGCATCATGTTGTTCGTGTTCATGATTCCACTCTTCCCAGCTGCCGGTTGGGGAAGCGCGTCGCAACTCGTGCTGCCGGCGTTTTGCCTCGGCGCCCCGTACGCCGCGGAAGTCGCGCGGATCTCGCGTACGAGCTTGCTCGACGCCCTTTCGCAAGACTACATCCGCACCGCCCGGGCGAAGGGCCTCAGCAGCAGCCGTGTGATCCTCGTCCACGGCTTGCGAAATTCGCTGCTGCCGGTCGTTTCGTTCCTCGGCCCCGCAGTGGCCGGCATTCTTACTGGCTCGCTCGTCGTCGAGACGGTGTTCGCGATCCCCGGGCTGGGAATCTACTTCGTGAAAGCGGCCGAGCTCCGTGACTTCACCCTCGCGATGGGCGTGGTGCTGCTCTACACGCTCGTGCTCTACACGATGAACTTCCTCGTCGACCTCTCCTACGCCTACCTCGATCCCCGCGTGGAGCTGGAATGA